The sequence TAGATATCCAGTTCTACTGACTCCTGCTGAGAAGGAAATGGCAAGAGAGGTGTGCTGCGCATTTAGGCAAgctgtaagttatgttatgctTCAACTGTTTATTTCTTCTCAAATTGTCAGACATTTTTCCATGAAGCTTGGGAAAATTTCACCGATGGACAACTTACTGTTCCTGTTTTCAATCTATCTTTTATGCCCCCTGCAACTGTCACTTCCGTAGCTGTTTCTACACGTTGAAAGTTCGTCGAACATCTGAATTGAATAAATGAAAACGTAATGAGTATTATTCCATTGAATCACGCAACATATATGGGGATCCTGACTGTGGTTATTGTACTCTTTATGTATGAGTTCAAATGCTAAGTTCTTACAGTTTCTTCAGATGGTGTCATGGTGCTATATCATTTAGTATTCATCACCGGTAAACATTTTGCTGACTTTTTCATTGGATTCATCTTCaaatttcttttcttctctcggATAAAAATCTGACCACACTTGTTGGTTTGGTGTTTGAGCGGCGAAGGGTCTTAATATCTATGAGTGTAATGTACTGATAGAGAGTTTCTTATCAGGTCTAACTGGTTATCCTTATCTCATCTTCAGAAACTTTTATTACTTGTGTATTTCCTGCTTGAACCAGCTTTATATATGCCTGTGATACAAACAAGTAAGCCAATTTTTGTTCATCTCTCCAGGCAATGTTTTCTTTACTCTGAAGCTCAAACAAACATATCCATATTGTTTACTCACAGTTTCTCAAAAATACATTTTTGACTCACTTTCATATTTCACATAACCATCATCCTGACATTCACACACAACATGATATACACAATATCAAATGTCTCATTCCAGAAACacaaccaaatgttctttacGTTCCGCAAATTATTTTCCAGACATACATTTCCTCGaaatattttcaagaaataatGGAAACATGACCAAAGATACCATAATTCTTTCAATGAGGAGTGCACGTGACAGTTCAAGTGAAAAACCTATTTTCTCGTGATGTTATTTCAGGTCTGTGGCTTTGATCTCTTGCGTTGTGGGGGACGTTCCTATGTCTGCGATGTTAACGGATGGAGTTTTGTTAAGAATTCTTACAAGTAACATTTTCCGTTAGCTTCTTTCTTTCTCCGTTATTATTCCAAGTCATAATGAGTTATTATATGGGTTTTATGCATAGGAGTTTTCTAAGGAATACTTAAATTCTGGTTGTTGATATGCTTTTATTTTTTGGTCTCGTCACTCTCGTCaatttttgtttataattttcCTCTTCTTAGGATTAACTTCTGAATTACTATGACGGTTTGTACTTGTCAAATGCAGATATTATGATGATACTGCTTGTGTGCTCAGGAAAATGTTTCTTGATGCAAAAGCCCCGCATCTGTCCTCGACAATTCCTCCAACTTTACCGTGGAAGGTCAATGAGCCAGTTCAGCAGTCTGAAGGACTGACACGCCAAGGAAGTGGAATAATTGGCACCTTTGGGCAATCTGAAGAGCTACGATGTGTTATCGCTATTATCCGTCAGTAAGATATATTACTGATTGTTGCTGCTGCTGATAATTATGGCATGCATGGTTTTCCCTTGAGAAATAAATTTTCACTTGACAGCGGTGACCGAACTCCAAAGCAGAAAGTGAAGTTCAAAGTTACCGAGGAAAAACTTTTGAATTTGATGTTAAAATATAATGGGGGAAGATCTAGGACAGAGGTGCAGTTGATATTTCTCCGTCCTTATCATCTTGTTGATTTTTTCAATTTAATATACACGTAATGTGTTTCagctttttcttaaaaaaaagtgTTTCAGCGTTTTAACTCTTTTAAACGATTGTGCAGACAAAGCTGAAAAGTGCTATtcagttgcaagatcttttgGATGCGACACGTATTTTAGTGCCTCGAACTAGGTGCGGAAATGATGCACTTAAATCTTAATTGTATTTCTGTAACAGCCCTGCGGATTTGTGAATCAGATTTAATCTCAACCAATATTGATGTGTTTTTTGTACAATAAATTTGTGCCAtcctatttattttatgatctgCATTTGATTAACATTACCTCTATCAAACCACTTCTGTATGTCGTAGAATGAAGGTATTCAGACATTCAGTTTGAATCTGTGTTTATGTTCTGTTGGTGTCTTAGTTTGTGTCCGACATCGGTTGGTTAAATTAATAACCTGGGAGCCCTTTATATAGACAAGGGCAAACCTCTCCTCTTGAGTTAGCTTTTGAgagagttaggtccaagtcaatTTCTGACATGATATCAGAGCCCAGGTTCCGACTCTGGCCTGGGTTCCATCGTTATGTGTTGAACGGCCCATAGCTGGCCACCCGTTAATATCTCCACGCTCGTGAGAGGGGTGCGTTGGTTGTCTTAGTTTGTGTGGTTGGTTAAATAACTTGGGAGCCCTTTATATTGAGAATGGCAAACCTCCAattttgagctagcttttgagatgagttaggTCAAAGTTAATTTCTAACTTGTTCTTTGCCGTGTTCTTGAGATTTAAATACGCTTTTTCGTCTATGTTCTCTGCATGGATGGAAATCCTCTTGCTGTTATAATTTGCCTGTTTCCTTTGTCCACCTCGAAATAACACACCATGTAAGAGCTGTGTTGCTGGCACAGGTGCATTTTCTGGTGGATTTTTGACCTCTTGTGCTTTTTACTTTAAGTGGAACCTTCTGCTCTTAGTAAACTTTGTAGTATCAGTGGAGCTAAAACTAAATCGAGTTCCTATTTTGTGAACAATTTCGACTCTTTCCACTAAAAGAGCTCGCAAACATTTATTTTCTCGACACCTAAATGCTTCATTTATCATACTGTCAAAATCTTCCATACTTTCCTTGTTTACATTTTGGGAGATAGCAGCAGCTAGAGACAAGTTTATCAAACACTTTATGTGTCATTCCTTCGAAATGCCAAGACTTGAAAACTTGAGAGCTTTTTATGGTGGTAAAAGGATGTGCTGATAAATTTGGTCGAGGGCTTGCTTCATTGTTTCTTcgtttttctaatttttttctttattaataCATTGTTGGAAAATGAGAAACCACATAGTCCCTCCTTGTTGAATTTGATTTTAGATTGCTCTGAAGTGATGATAAAATTATTATCCAGACCTGACAGAGAGAGTGATAGTGAAGCTGATGATATTGAGCATGCTGAAAAACTTCGCCATGTGAAGGCCGTGCTTGAGGAGGTTCATTCATATATATCCTTTTACTAtggatttcaaatattttgtattCACTGTTTTGTTTGTAAATTGAACTTTCAAATGGTTTGTAAGTAATTAATTATGATCCGAATCTCTGTGTGCATGTTCATTTATAGCTTAACAAAATTAGGAACACGATGGATTGATCCATCATCAATTTTCTCTGGCCTTTTTCATTTGAAAACTGTGGCATTTCCTTTAAACTCCATAAAATATAGTTCAAAGGAATGCATGGGATGAAACTGTTCATTTAATTTTCGGTTCTCAAAGATTATTAGTCATTTGGCTCAAAATTCTGGTGTGATGCCtgtcataattattttttttccttctgaAATCATAACCTCTTTTGCATTAATCTTTACACTTGTGGTAGCTTCTGTATTGGAATTTCGTGTTAGTTTCTACTTTTTTGCTCTCGTTTTTATAACATTAAATAAGTAAGTTTTCCATCTACATGGTAAATGGCTTTTTGAAATTGTTGATGCTTTGATTTCTAGGGAGGACATTTCTCTGGGATTTATCGGAAAGTCCAACTCAAGCCATTAAAATGGGTCAAAGTTTTGAAAAACAATGGGGAAGGGGAAGAAGAAAGGCCTACCGAAGCCCTGATGGTTCTTAAATATGGTGGTGTTCTTACTCATGCTGGCAGAAAGCAGGTGACTGCTTTATTGCATCAGTGATACTTCATTCCTTTTGTTGCAACTTGATAATTTGGTATAATTTTCATTTGTATTTGAAGATACCTGGAATTTGTGCTTAGCTTGTGCTATCAAAGAATTCTCCCTCCCTGCTTTTATACTCATTAATTTTCTTGTCAGGCTGAAGAGCTGGGGAGGTATTTTCGGAATAATATGTACCCAGGTTAGCCATTACTTGTCAGCATCTCATGACATGTACTTTTCTGCTTAAGAAAGCATGCAATCGATGATTTTCCCCCCATCTTATTTATGTTGTCTACAGTTGTGTAATAATATGTGTGAGATTGTCCAAGTATATAAGTCCCTTAATGTCAGGGTCTTGCaattttcatattttctctTCTTACACTGCAGTAACGAGaacttcattttttttcattgATTTTTCTATTTTGAAAGTAGATGAAATGATGAATGGTGTCCACTGTCCAGCTTATAGTGCAGGGAATCTTTTGTTGTTTGTCACTTTGTAATTGGTTTATATTTGGGGAAGCATGATCCTTCTCGTTGATGTGATCGGACAACTTTTTCTTCTATTTATGTGGAATTGTCTACtttctgatattttttttttaaatcttctGGTTTCTCTTTTCAGGTGAAGGGACTGGCTTGCTCCGACTTCACAGCACATATCGTCATGACTTAAAGATATACAGCTCTGATGAGGGCCGTGTTCAGGTTAGGCTTCCAGATACAATTTATGCATCCCACGAATTCCCCAGATCTACTTTCTGTGGGGAATTGTTTTTCAAATCCATCATAAAAGATCTGTCTAAATAATCCTTGTGTTTTCCATTCTCTCGTGTAAACCCTGTTCAACAACTTTAAAGATTGAGCTTTCTGTTTCTAAAATACCTAACATTATGTGTTGATAgactatcaattatattttACTTGGCACATATATCTAttccaaaatatttaaaacaaattaaacTAAGTTGCACTGATAAACTAaacttatatataaaataagttGTTAAGCTCTTAGTATTTTGTAGTACTGATTAACATTGCCAATTTTCAAtatcatgattttattttgatataatataattaaatggaattaatttatataaaataaggGAAAAATGACAATTTTAGTCCTATGTGTATTGGGCTGTGACAATTATAGTTTTGTATCATTTTTGAATCAATTATAGTCCTGGAACCATGTTCCGACAATCAATTCGAGGATCAATTTTAGTATTTCTAgtcaaaatcatttaattaaatgattaatatcatttttaaattttataattacaATGTTAAACAAGCTTGCAAGTCACGGCGACTTTTGTAATCAcgtaaatataaaaatttaacaatggtattaaacatttaattacatgatttatatgaAAAAGGAATATAATTGATTCAATAAAAGATACAAGACTAAAAATGTCACACCCAATATGTACAGGACGACGTTTACAAGGCctaaattaattttgtaaatattttattctttatgTCAGTTTTTTCAAGATATATCATTAGATTAAAGAATTATGGTTAACAATTATCGTATGTCAAGTTGAGAGGGGCATTTGTTAAGAAAAATCTTCTGTTTTCGAATTTTGGGTTTTCTGGTgtgaaatatattaaaaaaccaaaaaaatatcaatggTTTTTTggatatgaaatatttttaaatagtcTCTTAGAAATTTTCCCTTTCTCTTTTTATATTTCTGTGTTTCTTCTAGTAATTGTTCCAGAATCCATCCTGGTTCGCTTGCGTGTGATTAAATGTTTGTCTTGCTCGATGATCATTTTCTTTATACTTGTCAGATGTCAGCTGCTGCTTTTGCTAAAGGTCTTCTTGACTTGGAAGGACAGTTGACACCTATTTTGGTGGGTGATGTCAATTCTCTTTCACCATTTCCGGAGTTGTTTCCTGTAGATGCCATTTTACTAAATTATTCGTTTTGAAGGTTTCACTCGTCAGCAAGGACTCCTCAATGTTGGATGGGCTTGAAAATGCGAGTAGTGAGATGGAGGAAGCTAAGGTTTGTCTTGGAAGCTCGAACTTTGGTTTTATGGTATGCTCTAGGAAGGTTAAAACCAAGGTTGAGAACACAGCTAGTTGTATTTAACATACAacttatatttaataatttgaaTGCAGCCATGGGCGTTGGTGCAATGCTCAACATTTTACTTATAATAAGTCATGAGATTATCACAGGTTCAGTTTGTTTATCAAAGAGGCTCAAGGTTTGGCTCATGCATCTTTATGGAATCACATTAAAATCCTGCCACATTCATGGGTTCAATATCAGTCTTATCTAGTTCTTTTAGGACTtctgttttaattttttgaccTAGCTCAGCAACCTTAATAATCTCATGTTTTCTTATGTTAATTTGATATCCCATTGCTGGATGATTCCTATTGTTATCTGGTTAAAAAGAATTTCATGTTTTCTTATGTTAATTTGATATCCCAATGCTGGATGAttcattttgttatgtggtTAATTTGATGCTTTGTATTAGAAACCATGATATGCGTGAAGATTATGGCGCTAGTGTAGAAATTTAGTTTCCATATTCTGTCAGTAAATTTATTTCTATACCTGTGTTATGTGAAGTAATGGAAATTGCATTACATTTAAGAATATCTGAGCTTTGCAATTGTATTTATCGAAAGGAAAACAATTTTTCAGAGTACTGAAATTCTATTTTTTCCCCTTAAAACACATTTTTGTTTGCCTCTTGACAGGCTAGGTTAAATGAAATTATAACTTCCGCAACAAAAGCTGATCGCAACAATGTCTTGCCAGAAAAACCTTGGATGGTTGATGGGGCTGGAGTTCCACCAAATGCATCCGAGCTTCTACCCAAATTGGTATAAAGTGTTTGCATCCTGTAAACGTTACTGTTGGAAATCCATGCTTCGTGTTTTTTCTTACCAGTTACCAAGCTCTGCACTCTCtgatttttttgtgtttgtgtgtgtgtgtaaattcCACTAGCTACATACCCCTGGTGTTCAGGGAgcttcattttatttttctactTTTGTGGTAATTTGATAAGCACCATCACGACCATTAGGTGGAACTAACCAAGATGGTCACTGAACAAGTTAGACTTTTAGCCAAAGATGAGGATGAGGAACTTGCAGATACAAGCTCATACAATGTATGCCTTCCCTATGATCAAGCTAAGGCACTTGGTAAAACCAATATAGATGTTGACCGGATTGCTGCGGGGTTACCTTGTGGCAGTGAAGGATTTCTTCTCATGTTTGCTCGGTGgagaaaacttgagagagatCTGTATAATGAGCGCAAAGAGTAAGTattctattttaaaatttttccttCTCTTCTTTTCACCTATAATAATGTAGTTTTGCAGCTCGTTCCTTCTTTCCATATTTCGCCAATATCTCTATTTCTTGAAGTTTAACCAACCAACAATTTTTAACTGCAGGCGGTTTGATATACCTCAAATTCCGGATGTTTATGATTCATGCAAGTAAGGATATATGTCATACGATCATATTATCACTGGTATCTTGTGGGTAAAGAAGCTTTCTCACTGAAACGAAACAACGAGACAATATGCTTGTAATGTGGAAAATATTGGGCTCATTATTTTTAGGATCACTGCCTTTGTGTTATTTAATTGTGTCTTTTGCTTTCCGTAGGCTGCTATGAAAAGAGGATAGGGCTGGGATGATTGGAATTCGTTATCTATGTGACTTTACTTCTATATAACTGGAATTCATTCGGATTATGCATGACTATGAATAACACTATCTTTCTGCACATTTTGGATTCATGACGGAAACTTTGTTTTGTTCTGTTGTTTGTATTTGACACGATGACATCATAATCGATACTTGCTGATCATGTCCTCCTGTGGTTCTGAAAATTTTCCTCATCTTTTGACAGATACGATCTTCTGCACAACGCacatttaaatttgaaaggacTAGACGAGCTCTTTAAAGTTGCCCAGGTGTGGAATTGTTAACAATTGTAATATGTACTTGGTCTAGAGGAAAATAACCCCTCACCCCTCCCCACAGAcagaaaagaaaaatcaaacggaacaaataaaaagaaTAAGTAGTTTCTCTTCCTTTTGTGATGCCCATAAACATCAACCACGCCCTCTTGTGTTCTCTGAAGGCGAAACATCTATTCGGTTGGTGTTGTGTGTCCACTATTTATCAGGTTTTCTTCCTTTTGGTTTTTATCTGCAGTTAGTTGCCTATGGTTTTGTCACAACTGAGTTCTGTACAAAATTATCCTTCTCCACTTGGTTTCAGACTTGGTACAACCCAACGTCATCAATCCCTTTGGTTTGCACAACCAAACAATTATTCTAAGGGTCTACATCCACTCTTCTGTTTTACAGTTACTTGCTGATGGTGTTATTCCAAATGAGTATGGAATTAATCCTAGGCAGAAACTAAAGATTGGATCCAAGGTAATTCAGCTGTTTACATCTTCAATATACTTTCTGTCTTGTTCGTGAAATTTCATAGTTTTCTTACAATTTATCCAATTCTGGATGAATTATATAGAGCTGGGCAAAGACAGTTTTTCCATAAACCTAGGTTGATGTAGAAGAGAGTGGTGGCAGGTTTTGATTGTTGCTTAAATGAACTAATTTCTAGTTGATAAAGTAACTTTTTTGCCTTAAAACATGCGTGCATTGTTCTACTTCATATCTTTGCAAGTCATACGTACTAGTAAAACTGTGTCAATGTAATTCAGATTGCTCGTCGTTTGTTGGGAAAAATCTTGATCGACTTGAGAAATACTCGTGAAGAAGCAATCAATGTTGCAGAATTGAAGAATAATCAGGACAATGATCCTACTGTTCCTAGCACCGGAAAAGATGACACAGATTATCATTCAAAGATTAACGGTAAATTTGAAGGCGCCAGAAGAGCTAGTTTTACAAGTGATATGTCTCTGGATCAAGATGATGATGACGACAAAGAAACCAAATACCGTTTGGATCCAAAGTATATGCTCTGATGGATTTTATTACTCGCATTTGTCctggaaaattaaatctaatttttggatttattaCTCACGTTTGTCTTATCTCCAATTTATTAGTTTTTGCTTCATCTTCAGATACGCTAATGTGAGAACACCGGACCGCCATGTGCGAACACGTCTCTACTTTACATCTGTGAGTGAATTATCCAGTTTTACAATTTGTTTCTACtttaattgtatttattaaCTCCTTATCATAGAAGGCTTCAAAAGTGGACTCGGTAAATATCTCATCTGAAAAATAGTGTTTAGATCCACAGGTTTAAAATCAAACCCCAACGTGAATCCAAGTACCCAAGTATTCATCATGGATTAAATGAAATTGGGAATGATATGGCTagtgtattatgtgatttaagatATGAAAAG comes from Henckelia pumila isolate YLH828 chromosome 4, ASM3356847v2, whole genome shotgun sequence and encodes:
- the LOC140894556 gene encoding inositol hexakisphosphate and diphosphoinositol-pentakisphosphate kinase VIP2-like isoform X2 is translated as MGILNGKVYLPGKFERQRIAFWKRPFLVNELEQQHLLHDRRKVYELLEMYGIPVPRYALVNREYPNQELDYFIEEEDFVEVHGNRFWKPFVEKPIDGDDHSIMIYYPSSAGGGMKELFRKVGNRSSEFHPEVRRVRREGSYIYEEFMPTGGTDVKVYTVGPEYAHAEARKSPVVDGVVMRNLDGKEVRYPVLLTPAEKEMAREVCCAFRQAVCGFDLLRCGGRSYVCDVNGWSFVKNSYKYYDDTACVLRKMFLDAKAPHLSSTIPPTLPWKVNEPVQQSEGLTRQGSGIIGTFGQSEELRCVIAIIRHGDRTPKQKVKFKVTEEKLLNLMLKYNGGRSRTETKLKSAIQLQDLLDATRILVPRTRPDRESDSEADDIEHAEKLRHVKAVLEEGGHFSGIYRKVQLKPLKWVKVLKNNGEGEEERPTEALMVLKYGGVLTHAGRKQAEELGRYFRNNMYPGEGTGLLRLHSTYRHDLKIYSSDEGRVQMSAAAFAKGLLDLEGQLTPILVSLVSKDSSMLDGLENASSEMEEAKARLNEIITSATKADRNNVLPEKPWMVDGAGVPPNASELLPKLVELTKMVTEQVRLLAKDEDEELADTSSYNVCLPYDQAKALGKTNIDVDRIAAGLPCGSEGFLLMFARWRKLERDLYNERKERFDIPQIPDVYDSCKYDLLHNAHLNLKGLDELFKVAQLLADGVIPNEYGINPRQKLKIGSKIARRLLGKILIDLRNTREEAINVAELKNNQDNDPTVPSTGKDDTDYHSKINGKFEGARRASFTSDMSLDQDDDDDKETKYRLDPKYANVRTPDRHVRTRLYFTSESHIHSLMNVLRYCNLDESLQGEPSIVCDNGLERLCRTKELDYMSYIVLRLFEDTEVALEDPKRFRIEMTFSRGADLSPLESNDSEATSLHQEHTLPIMGPERLQEVGSCLTLEMMEKMFRPFAMPAEDFPPPSIPQGFSGYFSKSAAVLERLVNLWPFHKYGNANGK
- the LOC140894556 gene encoding inositol hexakisphosphate and diphosphoinositol-pentakisphosphate kinase VIP2-like isoform X1; the protein is MEEDGVPRTKITLGVCVMEKKAHLGPMLQILERLQAFGEFEVVHFGDKVILEDPIESWPICDCLIAFYSTGYPLKRAEAYAELRKPFLVNELEQQHLLHDRRKVYELLEMYGIPVPRYALVNREYPNQELDYFIEEEDFVEVHGNRFWKPFVEKPIDGDDHSIMIYYPSSAGGGMKELFRKVGNRSSEFHPEVRRVRREGSYIYEEFMPTGGTDVKVYTVGPEYAHAEARKSPVVDGVVMRNLDGKEVRYPVLLTPAEKEMAREVCCAFRQAVCGFDLLRCGGRSYVCDVNGWSFVKNSYKYYDDTACVLRKMFLDAKAPHLSSTIPPTLPWKVNEPVQQSEGLTRQGSGIIGTFGQSEELRCVIAIIRHGDRTPKQKVKFKVTEEKLLNLMLKYNGGRSRTETKLKSAIQLQDLLDATRILVPRTRPDRESDSEADDIEHAEKLRHVKAVLEEGGHFSGIYRKVQLKPLKWVKVLKNNGEGEEERPTEALMVLKYGGVLTHAGRKQAEELGRYFRNNMYPGEGTGLLRLHSTYRHDLKIYSSDEGRVQMSAAAFAKGLLDLEGQLTPILVSLVSKDSSMLDGLENASSEMEEAKARLNEIITSATKADRNNVLPEKPWMVDGAGVPPNASELLPKLVELTKMVTEQVRLLAKDEDEELADTSSYNVCLPYDQAKALGKTNIDVDRIAAGLPCGSEGFLLMFARWRKLERDLYNERKERFDIPQIPDVYDSCKYDLLHNAHLNLKGLDELFKVAQLLADGVIPNEYGINPRQKLKIGSKIARRLLGKILIDLRNTREEAINVAELKNNQDNDPTVPSTGKDDTDYHSKINGKFEGARRASFTSDMSLDQDDDDDKETKYRLDPKYANVRTPDRHVRTRLYFTSESHIHSLMNVLRYCNLDESLQGEPSIVCDNGLERLCRTKELDYMSYIVLRLFEDTEVALEDPKRFRIEMTFSRGADLSPLESNDSEATSLHQEHTLPIMGPERLQEVGSCLTLEMMEKMFRPFAMPAEDFPPPSIPQGFSGYFSKSAAVLERLVNLWPFHKYGNANGK
- the LOC140894556 gene encoding inositol hexakisphosphate and diphosphoinositol-pentakisphosphate kinase VIP2-like isoform X3, whose translation is MYGIPVPRYALVNREYPNQELDYFIEEEDFVEVHGNRFWKPFVEKPIDGDDHSIMIYYPSSAGGGMKELFRKVGNRSSEFHPEVRRVRREGSYIYEEFMPTGGTDVKVYTVGPEYAHAEARKSPVVDGVVMRNLDGKEVRYPVLLTPAEKEMAREVCCAFRQAVCGFDLLRCGGRSYVCDVNGWSFVKNSYKYYDDTACVLRKMFLDAKAPHLSSTIPPTLPWKVNEPVQQSEGLTRQGSGIIGTFGQSEELRCVIAIIRHGDRTPKQKVKFKVTEEKLLNLMLKYNGGRSRTETKLKSAIQLQDLLDATRILVPRTRPDRESDSEADDIEHAEKLRHVKAVLEEGGHFSGIYRKVQLKPLKWVKVLKNNGEGEEERPTEALMVLKYGGVLTHAGRKQAEELGRYFRNNMYPGEGTGLLRLHSTYRHDLKIYSSDEGRVQMSAAAFAKGLLDLEGQLTPILVSLVSKDSSMLDGLENASSEMEEAKARLNEIITSATKADRNNVLPEKPWMVDGAGVPPNASELLPKLVELTKMVTEQVRLLAKDEDEELADTSSYNVCLPYDQAKALGKTNIDVDRIAAGLPCGSEGFLLMFARWRKLERDLYNERKERFDIPQIPDVYDSCKYDLLHNAHLNLKGLDELFKVAQLLADGVIPNEYGINPRQKLKIGSKIARRLLGKILIDLRNTREEAINVAELKNNQDNDPTVPSTGKDDTDYHSKINGKFEGARRASFTSDMSLDQDDDDDKETKYRLDPKYANVRTPDRHVRTRLYFTSESHIHSLMNVLRYCNLDESLQGEPSIVCDNGLERLCRTKELDYMSYIVLRLFEDTEVALEDPKRFRIEMTFSRGADLSPLESNDSEATSLHQEHTLPIMGPERLQEVGSCLTLEMMEKMFRPFAMPAEDFPPPSIPQGFSGYFSKSAAVLERLVNLWPFHKYGNANGK